TCTGAGACTCTCTCACTCTCATAAAGAAAATGAATAAGCAAGACTTCATGAAGATTCAGGTATACCCTTTTAACCATTTGTTCCGAGTTTTTCAAAGCTCTCTACTTTAGTAGTGCTACTGTTCTTATTCCCCTGTTTTTACTTTTAGTTCTGTGTTATAGTTTGCTAAATTGGGGTTGTTTGTTACTTGCAGAGCTGTGTTCTCAGAGTGAACATTCACTGTGACGGTTGTAAGCAGAAAGTTAAGAAATTGGTGCAGAAAATTGATGGTATGTTTCTTAATTTAACCCCAAAGTTTACTCCTTTTCTCAGTAATTTTACCTTGTACAATGTCAAATCTGTTAAATTTTTCACCTTTCTTGTGTCTGAAACTAATTTAAATGGTGGTGCTCTAGGTGTGTTTACTACTAGTATAGATGCAGAGCAAGGCAAAGTGACTGTCACAGGAAACGTAGATCCAGCCACAATCATCAAGAAGCTTGAAAAGTCAGGCAAACATGCAGAGCtttggggaggaggaggaggacagaaGGGTAATTCCCAAGCCCAGCAGTTCAACCCCAACCAGTTCAAGAACATGTCAATGGAGAATCATGGCAAAGGGGGAAAAGACAATGGTAGTAACAAGGCTCAGaagagtggtggtggtggaaacCAACAGAAGGGCAATAATGTCCAGCAACAAATTCAGCAGCAACAGCAGATGATGAAAGGGGCTAAGGTGATGATGCCAACGAAGGAGCAGAACAAGTCTGTTAAGTTCACTTTGCCTGCTGAGGAGGAGTTCAGTGATGGTGAGTTTGATGATGagtttgatgatgatgattatgaTGATGAGGAGTTTGATGATGAGGATTATGAAGATGATGAGGAAGAAGGGCTTAACCATGGTCATGGCCATGGCCATGGACATCAGTTACCACCCaacaagatgatgatgatgcctGGTATGGGTGTAAATGGGCCACAAGGGCCTTATGGGAAGATGATGCCTGTGATGGGTAATAATGGACATGGGCCACACGGGCCGGGTGGGATGGTCAATATGAATGCTATGGGCGGCAAGAAGTTAGGTGGTGGaggcggtggtggtgggggAGGAGGGTCTGTCAAGAAAGGTGAGGTTATTGATTTCCCTATGCAAGGGATGAAGGGTATGGGTGGaaataaggaaaagaaggatGGCAAGGGAGGAAAGAAAGGGGGAGGTGATGATGAGAAGGGCAAGAGCAAGAAAAAGAGCAAGGGGGGTAAAGATGGTAAAGGAGGTAAAGACAAAAGTGAGGGTAAAAAGggtgggttgcttgggtggctTAGCAGAAGCACCAGTAAAAAAGAGAGTGATGGAAACCACAAGGGGGGCAAGGGAGGTAAAAAAGGTGGTGACAAGTATGATGATTTCATGGAAATTGATGTCATGAATCATAAGAAAGGAGGCAAAGAAGGTAAAGAAAGCAACAAGGAAAGCAAAGGAAGCAAAGAAGGCAAAGGAAGCAAAGGAGGCAAAGGTGGTGGTGGCAATGGCGGAGATGTTCATCAAATGGGTCAAAAGGGCCAGGCAGGTCAGATGGGTCATATGGGCCAAATGGGCAATATGGGTCAGATGGGCCATATGGGGCAGATGAGGCCAATGGGCCAAATGGGGCGTGGAGGTCAGAATATGGGCCAGATGGGTAACTACCCAATGGGCAGTATGGGTCAGATGGGCAATGTGCCTGCAGTACAAGGACTACCTGCACCGGGGATGATGaacggtggcggtggcggtggctaTTATCAAGGGATGGGAAATGCCGGAAATCCCTATACTCAACAGCAGCTCCAGCAACTCCAGCAACAGCAACAACAGCTCCAGCAGCAGCAATATATGGCTATGATGATGAACcagcaacagcagcagcaaAGGGCTAATGCGAATGACATGTACCAACCCATGATGTATGCGCGGCCACAGCCACCGATGAACTACATGCCCCATCAGCCAATGCCTTCAGCAGCGCCATCTGAGCCTTACACTAACTTCTTCAGTGATGAGAATGCCAACAGTTGCAGCGTCATGTAAAACTAGTTGTTGCTAATAAGTAGTAGAATTTGTATCACATGGTAGTAGTAGACTAGAAGTGCACTAGTGGTATGTATTGATGTCTGTCTATGATATTTGGTAGCAATGCAAGGTTCCGGAAGTACCATTGCTCATGTTACTTGGTAATTCATGGGTAAGTTTTGTTCCTTTTGGTACCAGTACCAATGGTAATGACTACCTTCTCAATTCTCATCACATTGGAAGAGCTTTTGATGAATTTTCTAATCAATTTGGTTAGTCTGTGATTAGAATATTAAGGTTGTGAAGTCAATGTCAGATGGTCTTTACGTCTCTTTAGATCATGTGTATGGGGCTGCAGAATTAAGAATAGGCGGTGCCCCATTGTACTCAATGGTGCATTATGTGTTGGATGCAACTTGGGATATTTTAAGCAACAATCTCTATCTGCGGGAAAATCATTAAGTCCACTTTTGACTTGCATTTCTCACAAGTCACCACCTAGTCCATCAATAGTAGAATTAGATTGGAACACATGACCTTTTTGAAATTAGGCCGTTCTTTAACACAGTCAATTATGTGGGGGCTTAGAAGCATTTCATATCAAGTCAGTGAATTCATGACAGCTGATCCGTGATTCCGTGAAGGAGATACTAACTGCAGATTATCATCCACATTTTGACGTTTATATAAAAACAGGAATGAGCTTTAGTAATTGGTTTCTAACAAATTAAAACAGAGATAGAAAGAGGAGCAATTCAAATTAAAACTCAGTAGTCTCACACTCACTATActataagagcaactccaacagattccctatattttgatttttctctactttagggaaaaataagcctcttttgctccaacagattccctataattatctctattttagggaaagtgaggagagagaaaaccaaattccctatatttacagcaaactccaaaattttaaagaagaatatggagattttatagattactgtaaactagggaatctgttggagttggagaagaaaaataggctaaaggtttgacttttgcttctctataatacaaaaattatagggaagctgttggagttgctctaataaGTTGTTTTGAACCAATCTGAAGCAGTTGGAACGTTTTTACATTCAAAATTTTGGTAGCTGAAAGTTCTTTGGGTCGTGACTCAgaagggtgtattgtatttggatttgtgcagattttttttaaatgacagattttttgaaaagtccacagactctttaaaaagttgataaactGTTAtgaatttcttaaaaccattgattttagcaacagacttttattgattcatgaaaatctatatactttattatgaatgacttctacagatttcctaagatgtacaaaatataaaaaaatataaaaacaaaaacaaaaaacaaaaaaaaataaaacaagagcaGCCCTGCCAGCCcaaagacaaaataaaataataacttgttgtctcttcaatgctccagtatcttctaatagaaattgactcaaataaatgattgttagtctgtctaagagtttgttctcattcctaatctcccaacaacataaatatacaatatagatcacttgatgtttatggtaaattattctcatcaattttgttttcgccgattaacatatattgtagcaatattggtcaatgtcttgatctacaatcaatcaattgaaattcaattgttcaacatttttttgaaccatgatataaattcaaattaatgagaataattaattaataagataaaatttagtatggttcaaggtcttagggttagaccacaatatttgagttttagggtttcaaaaatcatttttatttctattagggttcgaagtatcacaattgaaaaaaaaaaaatcaaaaacaaaaatcacattcaacaactacaatgaacatgttgggtataaaaaaaggttgatatcataaaagattagagaaaagacaaaaaattaagaaagagagatgatgaaggacaaacttcttcttCGTGcatagagagaagaactttgatagacttttttttttttaagaggaaactttgatagactttttgaaatctttggtctgtaGGCtgaaaaattattggagtttgatatatatagttaacactacaaagtttATGATTAtctatgattttctaattccataagtgtgaatgatattttgaatacctctgtattcatttttaaaagtcctaattgaatacccctagattttggtggaattcatgaagtctttaaaaatcctaattgaatacctcaagactttcatggactgttaaaagtctatattgaatacacccagacttttaaatttcatagatttctttaaaagttccactaattccataaaCAATGCACCTCCTCAATGAAATTAACTGACCAGGATGTAATATTTTTAGTAAATCTGAAACAGAGTTTCTCTTAAAATTTCATAGTTGGGATAGGCTTTATACCACTTTTGTGGGATTTACTATATCTAAAGTAACAATCTCAGTCTGTTGGATATGATTGAGTCCActattatcatggcaaagccaTCCACATCTTATTAGTGGGTGGGGAAAAGTTGAATGAAATCTAGGTCTAAATACTCATCAGATATGTGGGTTTCATGAGCATTCATATTAAAAACTATTTCAAATGATTAAAGCATGTTTACTGAAATTTTATGAGTCCCAATAACTCTAAGATCAGGTGCAAATATCAGCAGCGAGATTTCAA
Above is a genomic segment from Rosa chinensis cultivar Old Blush chromosome 3, RchiOBHm-V2, whole genome shotgun sequence containing:
- the LOC112193758 gene encoding heavy metal-associated isoprenylated plant protein 34; translation: MNKQDFMKIQSCVLRVNIHCDGCKQKVKKLVQKIDGVFTTSIDAEQGKVTVTGNVDPATIIKKLEKSGKHAELWGGGGGQKGNSQAQQFNPNQFKNMSMENHGKGGKDNGSNKAQKSGGGGNQQKGNNVQQQIQQQQQMMKGAKVMMPTKEQNKSVKFTLPAEEEFSDGEFDDEFDDDDYDDEEFDDEDYEDDEEEGLNHGHGHGHGHQLPPNKMMMMPGMGVNGPQGPYGKMMPVMGNNGHGPHGPGGMVNMNAMGGKKLGGGGGGGGGGGSVKKGEVIDFPMQGMKGMGGNKEKKDGKGGKKGGGDDEKGKSKKKSKGGKDGKGGKDKSEGKKGGLLGWLSRSTSKKESDGNHKGGKGGKKGGDKYDDFMEIDVMNHKKGGKEGKESNKESKGSKEGKGSKGGKGGGGNGGDVHQMGQKGQAGQMGHMGQMGNMGQMGHMGQMRPMGQMGRGGQNMGQMGNYPMGSMGQMGNVPAVQGLPAPGMMNGGGGGGYYQGMGNAGNPYTQQQLQQLQQQQQQLQQQQYMAMMMNQQQQQQRANANDMYQPMMYARPQPPMNYMPHQPMPSAAPSEPYTNFFSDENANSCSVM